In Maritimibacter sp. DP1N21-5, the sequence GCCCCGCAACGCTGAAATTGTCGTGCGGGTCGAGATCCGGTCGGGGTCCGTCATCAGTTCGATCACCGTCGGCCCGTCATGGTCGAACGCGGCCAGAAGCGCGGGCTTGAAGGCTTCGGTCGTCGTCACCCTCGTATGTGCGGCACCCAGCCCCGTCGCGATCTGCCCGATGTCCGTGGTCATGATCCTTGTGCCCGACACCCGGCCGGGATGCTCGCGCTCCTGATGCATGCGGATCGTCCCATAGGTCCCGTTGTTGAAGACCAGCACGATAGGTCGCGCGCCGTGTTGGACCGCGGTCGCGATCTCCATCCCCGACATCATGAAACCGCCGTCGCCGACAAAGGCCACGACCTGCCGCGAAGGGTCTGCGAGCGACGCAGCCACGGCCGCCGGAACCGCATAGCCCATCGAGCCACAAGTCGAGCCGATCTGCCGCCCGGGCCGCCCGAAACGCAGGAACCGCTGAGGCCAACCGGTGTGGTTGCCCGCGTCCAGCGTGATGACCGCATCCGCCGGGATCAGATCGCGCACCTCCGCCATGGCCTGCCCCATGTCGAGCGGGAAGTCATGCGGCGGAGGATCAATGTCGGCAAGGTGCTCGCCGCGCAGCGTCTCCCTCCATACGCCATCGGATGGTCGCGGTGCCTGCGCCCTCAACGCCTCCACCGCGGCTTCCGGCCCGGACACGACCCCAAGGTCCGGGGCATAGACCCGCCCGATCTCGTTCGCATCGACATGGATATGGATAAGCCTCTGCGCCGGGTTGGGCACCGAGAGCGTCGAATAAGTTCGTGTCGTGATCTCCCCCAGCCGCGCCCCGATGACCAGAAGCAGGTCCGCCTCGGCCACCCGGCGGATGAGTGCAGGCGCGACCCCGGTCCCGAACTCGCCGACGTAATGATCCGACCGGTTGTCGATCACGTCCTGCCGCCGGAAGCTCGTCGCGACCGGCAGGTCATTGGCCCGCGCGAAGTCCAGAAGCGCCGCCGTGCCGGCATCGCTCCACCCCGACCCGCCCGCGATCACCAGCGGCCGCGCGGCACCGGCGAGCGTGTCCATGACCGCCTCCGCCTCGCCCGCCGTCATCCCCGGCACGCTCGGCGTAAAGGGCCGGGCATCCGCGACGCGCACCACCTCGGTCAGCATGTCCTCGGGAAGCGCCAACACCACCGGACCCGGCCGGCCCGAGGTCGCCATCCGAAAAGCCCGCGCCATGTATTCCGGGATCCGCTCGGCCCGGTCGATCTGCGCAGCCCATTTCGCGACCGGGGCGAACATCTGGCGATAGTCGATCTCCTGGAAACTCTCCCGGTCCATCGTGTCGCGCCCGACCTGCCCCACGAGCAGGATCATCGGCGTCGAATCCTGAAAGGCGATATGGACCCCCACCGCCGCATGACAGGCCCCCGGCCCCCGCGTCACCATGCAAATCCCGGGCCGTCCGGTCAGCTTGCCATAGGCCTCGGCCATGTCTGCCGCCCCGGCCTCGTGCCGCGCATTGTAAAGCGTGAAGCGGTCCTTCACGTCATGCAGCGCGTCCAGCACCTCGAGGTAGCTCTCCCCCGGCACGCAGTAGGCACAGTCGGCCCCATGGATCAGAAGCTGATCCACCAGCACCTTGCCGCCGGTCCGTTCCTGAATGTCCGTCATGGGACCCTCCCGTTTTTCGCCATGCCGCACGATCCGGCCCCGATTGTCCAGTGCCCCGGGGGGAGAGGCCTCTGGACAGGCGTGGGCCCATGGCCGACCTTGCCCGCCAGAAGACCGCTCAAGGAGACCCCGCATGGACACGCTGCCGATGAGCCTCTGGCTCGACCTTCTGGGCACCTTCGTCTTCGGTCTCTCCGGCGGCATGCTCGCGGTGCGCCGCAACCTCGATCTCTTCGGGATCGCGGTGCTCGCCGGGGCGGCGGCGCTCTTCGGCGGAGTGATCCGTGACGTCACGCTGGGCGCGACGCCGCCCGCCGCGCTCTCCGACAGCCGCTATGTGCTGGCGGCCCTCGCCGCCGCCGCGCTCGCCTTCTTCGCCCATCCCCTGATCGACTGGGTGGCCAAGCCCGTCATGGTCCTCGATGCGATGGGGCTGGGGCTCTTCGCCGTCGTCGGTTGCCGCAAGGCGCTCGATCTCGGCGTAGGTCCGCTGCCCGCGATGCTCCTCGGCGTGGTCTCTGCCGTCGGTGGCGGGGTGATCCGCGACCTCCTCGTCACCGAAGTGCCCCGCGTCCTGCGCGAGGAAATCTACGCCCTCGCCGCGATGCTCGGCGCCGGTATCGTGGTCCTCGGACAGCTTCTCGACCTGCCTCAGGGCCCCACCGCGCTTGCCGCCGCAACGCTCACCGCGCTTTTCCGCATGGTCAGCGTCTGGCGCGGCTGGCACCTGCCCCGCGCGGGGAGCTGATCCCCGACCGGACCCGGTCCGCGCATCCTGCGCCCGAGCGCCCGACCCACCTTTGCATTCCCCCCGATCCGGCCTATTGAGGTGGGGATATTGACTCGCAGTCAACAAACCACTCAACAGACCACTGGCCCGGAGCCCCACATGCGGATGCGCGACACCTTCCTCAAACCGATGCACCCCGAAGGGCGCCGGTTCGTCGCGATCTTCGCCGCCGTCACACTCGTCCTATTCGTCCTGTCCGAGTATCTGGGCTGGATCGGCGTCGGCCTGACCGTCTGGTGCTACTACTTCTTCCGCGACCCCGAGCGCGTGACCCCGGAGCGCGAGGGCCTCATCGTGAGCCCTGCCGACGGCATCGTGTCGCTCATCGAACTCGCCGTCCCGCCCGCTGAACTGGGTATGTCCGACCAGCCGCTTACCCGCGTGAGCGTCTTCATGAGCGTCTTCAACTGCCACGTGAACCGCGCCCCCATCGCGGGCGAGGTCATGGCCATCGCCTACCGCCCCGGCAAATTCTTCAACGCCTCGCTCGACAAGGCGAGCGTGGACAACGAGCGCAATTCCCTGCGCATCCGCACGGCGCAGGGCGTGGACATCGCCGTGGTCCAGATCGCGGGCCTCGTCGCCCGCCGCATCGTCTGTTTCGTGAGCGAGGGCGACAGCCTGTCCACCGGCGAACGCTTCGGCCTCATCCGCTTCGGCTCCCGGCTCGACGTCTACCTCCCCGAAGGCACCGCCCCCATGGTCCAGATCGGCCAGACCATGATCGCGGGCGAAACCCCCATCGCCCGCCTCGGCAGGGCGGACTGACCATGGCGAATGTCTCCGGCAAGCTCCCGACAGAGTTCCCGCTGATCCAGCTTCTGCCCAACATGCTGACCATCACCGCGATATGCGCCGGTCTCTCGGCCATGCGCGAAGGTTATCAGGGCGATTTCGTCACCGCCGTGCAGCTGATCCTCGCCGCCGCCATCCTCGACGGCCTCGACGGGCGCATCGCCCGGCTTCTGGGCAGCGACAGCCGCCTCGGGGCCGAACTGGACTCGCTCGCCGATTTCCTGAACTTCGGGGTCGCGCCGGGGCTGGTGCTCTATTTCTGGGTGCTTCAGGACCTGCCAAGCGCGGCCTGGCTCGCCGTGCTGGCCTATGCCGTCTGCTGCGTCATGCGCCTCGCCCGGTTCAACGTGACGGACAAGATCCCCGACAGCCTCGACGACACGGATCCCGACCGGCCCTGCCCCCAGAACGCCTATTTCACCGGTGTCCCCGCCCCGGCCGGCGCCATGCTTGTGATGCTCCCCATGTTCCTGTCCTTCGCCTTTTCCGACGCGCCGATCCTGCCCGGCATCGTGATCTGCTTCTACATGATCGCCGTCGGCCTCCTGATGATCAGCCGGATCCCCACCTGGTCCTTCAAGAAGACCACCATCTCGCGCGCCAACGTGAAGCCCTTTCTCGTCGTCTTCGGCGTGGTCGCGGCGGCGGTCATGATCCAGCCCTGGAGCACGCTGGCCTTTCTCTGCCTCGCCTATGTGGGCATGGTCATCTGGGGTCTCGTCTCGCGGGGCCGGGACGCAAGGACCAAAAGGATCTGACGATGGACATCAAGGCGGTTCAGACATCCTATGCCCGCTGGGCGCCGGTCTATGACCGGACCTTCGGGGCGGTGACCAACACCGGACGCCGGCGCGCCGTGGCCCATATCAGCACGCGGTCCGGCACCGTACTCGAGGTGGGCGTCGGCACCGGCCTGTCACTGGCCCATTACAAGCCCGACCTCTCCGTCACCGGCATCGACTTCTCGGAAGAGATGCTGGGCAAGGCCCGCCAGAAGGTCGAGGACCAGAACCTCACCCACGTAAAGAGCCTGCGCCAGATGGACGCGCGCACTCTCGACTTCCCCGACGCGAGCTTCGACACCGTCGCCGCCATGCACGTGCTCTCCGTCGTCCCCGAACCCGAGCGTGTCATGTCCGAAATCGCCCGCGTCCTGAAACCGGGCGGAGAGGTCGTCATCACCAACCACTTCAAACGCGACACGGGCTTTCTCGCCGCCGTCGAACGCGTCGCCGCGCCCCTCTCGAACGTCCTGGGCTGGCATTCGGACTTCGAAATCGAAACGGTCCTTCAGGAACCCTCGCTCGTCATCAAAGAGCAAGGCACCCTGCCGCCCCTCGGCATGATGACCTTCCTTGTCCTCGAAAAATCCTCTGACTGACCCCGTCATCCCGCACGGACCCTGCCCCCTTCTCTGGTCCAGAAATATCCCGGGAGGGTCCGGGAGGGCAGCGCCCTCCCGGCCGGTCGGATTTCGCGAAGCGAAATTCGAACCAAACTCAACCAGTCGGATTTCGCGAAGCGAAATCCGAGCCGAACTCAACCAGCCGGACGTCGCGAACCGAAAGCCGACCCGCTCACAAAGCCCTCACAACACCGGCCCGGCAATCGCAACCGCGTTCTGCCAAAGCCGCCGGACCGGATGCCAGCCCGCGATGGTCTCCGACGTGACCTCGACACAGTCGGCAAGATAGTCCTCCTGCCGCCGGCGCAGCGCCGTCGCGGGTTCCGCCCCCACGAAGAGGATGTTGTTCTCGAAATTGAGGTCGAAACTCCGCCGATCCATGTTCGCCGAACCGATGAGCCCATAGGTCCCGTCCACGATCACCGTCTTGGAATGCAGAAGCCCGGGCCCGTATTCAAAGATCCGCACCCCCGCCATGATCAGGTCGTAGTAGTAGCTCCGGCTCGCCGAACCCACGAGGCGGCTGTCGTTGCGCGCCGGGAAGATCATCTTCACCGCCACCCCCCGGTTCGCCGCCGCCACCAGCGCCGACTGGATCGCCTCCGAGGGCACATAGTAGGGCGTCGTGATGAAAAGCTCGTTCTGCGCCGAATAGATGAGCGAGGTGAAAAGCTCCGGCATCGCCGAGGGACGCAGCCCGGGCCCCGTCGCGATCACCTGCGCCGCGACACCCTCGGGCGCGGTCAGCCCGTTGCCTTGGGTCGGTCGGTGGTCTTCGAGCAGATGCCCGATCTCGTCGCTCTCGTCCTTGTTCTCGAGCCAGTCCGCCAGGAACACCGCCTGGTTCTGCCAGGCCACCGGCCCCGTGAAGCGCATTATCACGTCAATCCAGGGCGCATAGCGGCGCTTCTGCACGAAGGACGGATGGGCGGCGTTCTGGCTGCCACAGTAGGTGATGGTCCCGTCGATCACCACGATCTTGCGGTGATTGCGCAGGTCGATCCGCCCCACGATCACCCGGAGGAGCGGATTGCCCACCTGCGACGCCCGCGCGAGTCCGACCCCGGATTCCGCCATCCGCTGCCAGATCGGCGCCCGGATAAGCCGCCGCGACCCAAGGTCGTCGGCAATCGCGCGCACCGTCACCCCGCGTTCGGCGGCCCGGATCAGCGCCTCGGCCAGCCGCGTCCCGCTCTCGTCCGCGACCCAGATGTAGAACTCCACATGCACATGGTCTCGCGCCGCGTCGATGTCCTCGATCATCGCGTCGATGCTCGCGATGCTGTCGGGCAGAAGCGTCGCACTGTTGCCAAACGAGGGCGCGAAGCCGCTGATCGACTGTCCCACGCGAAAGAGCGCCGCATGGCCCGGCGACATGGCCGGATAGGGCGTCGCCATCTTGGGGTCGGAGGCCTCGATCCGGGGCAGGTTGCGCGCGAGGTTGCGCCTGACCCGACGCAGCCGCTCGCTCCGGCGCCGCCCCAGCCGGATCTCTCCGAACATGACATAGGCCACGACACCGACGAACGGCAGCGCAAGCACCGTCAGAACCCAGGCCGCCCGCGCCGCCGGATCGCGGTGGGGACGTTGCAGCACCCTGAGGATGGTAGCAGCGTGAATGAGATAACCGGCGACGATCCAGAACATGCCCAAGCTGTCACCGGAAGCCGTCCGCCGTGCAAGAGGAAGTGGCACGGGTCCCCGCATTTCTGAGCACCCGCGACGAATTGTTGTATTCACAAGCGGTATATCCGTATACAAATGCGCCATGGAGGAGTTCACGATACCCGAAGGCCAGTTCGCGCTGACCGCCGAGATGGACGACCGCCTGCGCCAGATGGCCGGGGCCGGTCCCCGCGCGGGCGACGGCGCGCATCCGATCTTTGCCTTGGTCGGCGCCTTGGGCGGGCTCGGCCTGCGCATCGCCGAGCTATCGCGCGCGCTCGGACTCGACTTCGACGCAGGCCCCGTCCTTGCCCGTTGCCGGCTCGACTACGACGATCGCCTGCGTGTCGGCACGACCTACCGGGTCGCGGCCCGCGTGGACGAGATCACCCGCAAACCCAGCCGGGTCTTCGGCCAGGCCGATCACCTGCACCTCTCCATCATGCTCCACGACGACCGCCCTGTCAGCCGTGCCCGGCTCCACATCGTCTTTCCCGTGAGGACCCCATGACCCGCCGTTTCAAGGATATCTCCGGCCCCGACATGGCCGTCTGGTGCGAGATGCTCGCCGACGACAACGCCATCCACCTGTCGCGCTACGCCGCCCAAGCCGCGGGCTTCGGGCCACGCCGCGTGAACCCGGGACCCGCCAACCTCGCCTGTCTCATGTCGCTGGTGGGCGAGGATATTGCCCATGTGGACGCGCGCTTTTCCGGCAACGTCTTCGAAGGCGACGACCTGACCGCCGAGGTCACGTCCCACACCACGACCGAGACCGAAACCCGCCTGATCCGCGACGCCGACGGCGGCACCGTCGTCACTGCCACCTTCACCCGATCCAAGGACAAGTCATGAGTGCTGAAGAAGCCTCCCGAACCACCGTCTACGCCCTCATCGCGATGCGCGCCCGCGTCACCCCCGATGCCCCCGCGCTGGAATGCGGCGGTCGTCGCCTGACCTTCGCCCAGACCGTCGAGGCGGCCGACCGGATCGCCGCCGATTTCACCGCACGCGGTCTGACCCGGGGCGACCGGATCGCGGTGATTTCAGAGAACCGGATCGACTACACGCTCGTGCAACTGGCCGGGGCCAAACTGGGGCTCATCGTCGCTTGCCAGAACTGGCGCCTTCTGCCCGCCGATCTCGCCTATTGCGTCGCGCTCATCGACCCCGCGCTGGTGATCGCTTCCGAGCGTCACATGGCGCTCGCGACCGAGGTGGCCGGCAATGTCCCGGTGGCCCCCATCAACGGCCTCGGCGCATCCGGCGCGACCCCCTGCGCCGCCGAACCCGAGGACGGGCTCTTCATCATCTACACCTCCGGCACCACCGGGCGGCCCAAGGCGGCGGTCATCTCGCACCGGGCCCAGATCGCCCGGATGAGCGCCCTGCGCCTCGACATGGGGATCCTGCCCGGTGATGGCTATATTTCCTGGGCGCCCATGTTCCACATCGGCGGCACCGAGCATGTCATGTCGACCCTGATGAGCGGCGGCCCCAACGTGATCGTCGACAGCTTCGACCCCGACGCCGTCATCGACGCGCTGGAGACCCACCCCATTGGCTGGCTCATGCTGGTGCCCGCCACCATCGAGCCGCTCATCGCCCGGATGAAAGAAAGACGACCGAAAATCAAAGGCGTGCGTGGCGTCGGCTGCATGGCCGATCTCGTGCCGCTCGCCGTGGTGAACGAGATCACGACTTTGGTGAATGCGCCCTTCGTCAACTCCTTCGGCGCGACCGAAACCGGGATGGCGCCCCTTTCGGGCGGCATGATCCCCGTCGGAAAGGCGCATGACAGCCTGGCCAAGCAGCTCTCGATTCTGACCGAACTGCGCCTCGTCGGCCCAGACGGGCAGGACGTCGCCCCGGGCGAGGCGGGCGAGGCTTGGGTCCGGGGCCCGACGCTCTTCTCCGGCTACTGGAACGCGCCCGAGGTGAATGCCAAGGAATTCGCTGGCGGCTGGTTCCACATGGGGGACCTCTTCCGCCTTACGGCGCGCGGCTACGAATTCGCGGGCCGGTCGAAATACCTGATCAAGTCGGGCGGCGAGAACATCTATCCCGCCGAGATCGAGCGCATTCTCCTCGCCGACCCGCGCGTCGCGGATGCCATCGTGGTGAAGAAGGCCGACGACCGCTGGGGCGAAGTGCCAGTGGCCGTCATCGCCCGCCAGGACGAGACGCTGACCGAGGATCAGGTCAACGCGCTCTGCGCTGCGGAACTGGCAAGCTACAAGCGCCCACGAGGCGTGGTCTTCGTCGGCCTCGAGGACCTGCCGCGCAACGTCTCTGGCAAGATCCTGCGCGAGGCGGTCGAGGGCATGGTCTAGGGACCAACACCACGCCCTGCCTATGGTCCCGCTCAGCGCTTGAGCGTCGCCAGCATGGTCTGCCGCGTTGTCTCGCGCGCGGCCATCCGCAGCACCGCCGCGCGTTCCAGATCCCGCATCTCGGCCTCCGGCAGGGGGCGGGCGGGGTCGCCCTCCGGACCCCCCGTCAGCACCGTCGCCAGATCCGTCGCAACCGCGAGCGCAACGTCATCCAGCCGCCCCGCCGCGTGATGCGCCCGGGTCGCGGCAAGCGCCCCCGCCATCCCCGCCGGACCAGGAACCGACAGAAACGCCTCGGGCGGCGCAACGTAACCCTCGATCATCGCCCGCGCCCGCTCCATCGCCACCGGTTCCACATCGTCCAGATGCATCACGATATCGTCCGTGGGCCGGATCAGGTGGAGCCCCTGCGCCTCGGCGGCCGAGGTCGCGGTGGGGCCGGGGAGCAGAAGCTCCACCGTCCGGCCGGCAACGGCGGCAGGGCCCACCGCGCCGGTATCTGGGTTGGACAGCCGCTCGAACATCCGCGTGCATCCGCCCCAGCCCGGCAGGATGCCAAGCTTGGGTTCCGGAAGGCCAAAACGCGCCTCGGCATGGGCGACGACGTGATCGGCATGGAGCGTGATCTCGCATCCCCCGCCATAGGCAAGGCCGTGCACCGCCGCCACGACCGGCATCGGCGACTGGCGCAGCGCGGCAAAGGCGCTCTGGCCACGGGCGAGGAAGGCCTCAAGCCGCTGGGGATCTTCCGCGAGCGTCAGGAAGCTGGCGAGGTCGGCCCCCGCCGAAAACGCCCGCGCCGACCCCGGCGCCAGAACCAGCGCCTTGAGCCGGCCCCCGGCAAGCTCGGTGGCATGGTCGAGCACGTCGAAGACCTCGGGTGAAAACACCCCCATCTTCGTCAGTATGCGGAAGATGCCGATCCCGTCGCCGGCATCTTCGAGCCGCGCCGCGCCGTTGTCCGCGATCACCGGCAGGGCGGGCTTCGCGGCCGTCGTCCCGATGAACCGCCCCCGCGCCGCCGCCTCTGCGACCAAGGCGGGAACCGGCCCGCCTTCGCGCTCCAGACGGGCCGCGATGTAGTCGGCCCCGATCCGGTCGGCCTGCGCAAAGGGCCCCTCGCGCCAGCCGTAGCCAAGCGCCACCGCCGTGTCGATCGACGGCAGGTCATGGGCAATTTCGTCGGCCACCTCGGCGGTATAGGTCACGAGCCGCGCGAGCACCGTCCAGGCGTAATTGCCCAGTTTGCCCCCGCCCTCGATCAGCGCCTTCAGATCGCGCACCCGCTCGGGTCGGGCCTCGGGACGATAGTCGCGGGACGCGAGGTCCAGCGCCTCCCGCGCGCCCTCTGCGGTCCGCCGATAGAACCCGCCACCCGCCTTGCGGCCGAGCCGGCCCTTGGCGACCATGTCCTGCGCAAGCGGGGAGCCAGCAAGGTCATAGGCCCGAAACCCGTCCGATGCCGGGAGCGACCGGATCAGGCTGCCCCAGACCAGCGGGATAAGGTCGATCCCGATCAGGTCCAGTAGCCCGAAGACCCCCGTCGCGGGCACCCCGAAAGACGCAATGACCGCGTCGGCCTCTTCCACGGTCAGCCCCTGCGCCTCGGCCTCGAGCACCGCCATGGCCATCCAGTAGCAACCGATGCGATTGGCGATGAAACCGGGCGTGTCGCGGCAATCGACCGTGGTCTTGCCAAGGATCGCCCGCCCCGCGCGATGCGCCCGCGCGACGCTCTCGGGGTCGGACTCGGGACCCGCGACGATCTCGAGCAACTGCATGTGGCGCGGCGGGTTGAAGAAATGCGAAATGACGAAGTCCCGCCCGAAGGCGTCGGACAGCCCCGCCACCAGATCGGCACGCTTCAGCGTCGAGGTATTGGACGACACCGTCGATCCCGGTTTGCGCAGCGCATCGAGCCGGGCATAAAGGTCGCGCTTGGCACCCAGATCCTCGATGATCGCCTCCACGATCCAGTCGGCCTCGGCCACCCGGTCGAGATGCGCGTCCGTGTTCCCGGTGCGCACCAGCCTCGCCGCCTCCGCCGACATGAAGCCGCCCACCTTGATCTGCCGGGCGAGCCCGCCTTCGGCCGGACCCGATCCACCCTCGGCATCGGGGATGTCGAGCAGGTCCACGGGAATACCCGCGTTCGCGAATTGCGCCGCGATCCCGCCCCCCATGGACCCCGCGCCGATCACGCAGGCCCGTTTCACACCGGTCGCTTGGGCTCCGAACACCTGACCGTCCATCACGCCGCCTCCAGAACCATGGCGATACCCATGCCGCCGCCGATGCACTGGGTGGCAAGCCCGTAACGTTTGCCGTCCCGCTTGAGGAGCGACGCGGCCTTGCCGACGAGCCGCCCACCGGTCCCGCCCAAGGGATGACCAAGCGCGATGGCACCACCATCGACGTTGAGCGTCGCGGGGTCGATCTCGAGCTCCCGACGACAGGCCTCGGCCTGCGAGGCGAAGGCCTCGTTCATCTCGACGATGTCGATGTCCTTGATGGTGAGCCCCGCCCGTTTCATCGCCTTCTTCGAGCTTTCGACCGGCCCCATCCCCATGATCCCCGGCGCACAGCCCGACACGCCGAAGCCCGCGATCCGCGCGAGCGGGGTCAGGTCATGCCGCTTGAGGAAGGCCTCGGAACAGACCAGGAGCGCCGACGCGCCGTCGGTCATCGGCGAGGACGTCCCCGCCGTCACGCTGCCCCCGTCAAGGAAAGCAGGCTTCAGGGTGGACAGCTTGTCGAGCGAGGTCTCGCGCGGACAGCCGTCGGTATCGACCACCCCGGCGGCCGTTTCGACCGGAGTGATTTCCCCGGCCAGCCGCCCCTCGGCCTGCGCCGCCACGGCCTTTTGCTGGCTGACCAGCGCGAAGGCCTCCTGCGTCTCACGGTCCACGCCGTATTGCCGGGCCACCCGCTCGGC encodes:
- a CDS encoding thiamine pyrophosphate-dependent enzyme — encoded protein: MTDIQERTGGKVLVDQLLIHGADCAYCVPGESYLEVLDALHDVKDRFTLYNARHEAGAADMAEAYGKLTGRPGICMVTRGPGACHAAVGVHIAFQDSTPMILLVGQVGRDTMDRESFQEIDYRQMFAPVAKWAAQIDRAERIPEYMARAFRMATSGRPGPVVLALPEDMLTEVVRVADARPFTPSVPGMTAGEAEAVMDTLAGAARPLVIAGGSGWSDAGTAALLDFARANDLPVATSFRRQDVIDNRSDHYVGEFGTGVAPALIRRVAEADLLLVIGARLGEITTRTYSTLSVPNPAQRLIHIHVDANEIGRVYAPDLGVVSGPEAAVEALRAQAPRPSDGVWRETLRGEHLADIDPPPHDFPLDMGQAMAEVRDLIPADAVITLDAGNHTGWPQRFLRFGRPGRQIGSTCGSMGYAVPAAVAASLADPSRQVVAFVGDGGFMMSGMEIATAVQHGARPIVLVFNNGTYGTIRMHQEREHPGRVSGTRIMTTDIGQIATGLGAAHTRVTTTEAFKPALLAAFDHDGPTVIELMTDPDRISTRTTISALRGG
- a CDS encoding trimeric intracellular cation channel family protein; the protein is MDTLPMSLWLDLLGTFVFGLSGGMLAVRRNLDLFGIAVLAGAAALFGGVIRDVTLGATPPAALSDSRYVLAALAAAALAFFAHPLIDWVAKPVMVLDAMGLGLFAVVGCRKALDLGVGPLPAMLLGVVSAVGGGVIRDLLVTEVPRVLREEIYALAAMLGAGIVVLGQLLDLPQGPTALAAATLTALFRMVSVWRGWHLPRAGS
- a CDS encoding phosphatidylserine decarboxylase: MRMRDTFLKPMHPEGRRFVAIFAAVTLVLFVLSEYLGWIGVGLTVWCYYFFRDPERVTPEREGLIVSPADGIVSLIELAVPPAELGMSDQPLTRVSVFMSVFNCHVNRAPIAGEVMAIAYRPGKFFNASLDKASVDNERNSLRIRTAQGVDIAVVQIAGLVARRIVCFVSEGDSLSTGERFGLIRFGSRLDVYLPEGTAPMVQIGQTMIAGETPIARLGRAD
- a CDS encoding phosphatidylcholine/phosphatidylserine synthase gives rise to the protein MANVSGKLPTEFPLIQLLPNMLTITAICAGLSAMREGYQGDFVTAVQLILAAAILDGLDGRIARLLGSDSRLGAELDSLADFLNFGVAPGLVLYFWVLQDLPSAAWLAVLAYAVCCVMRLARFNVTDKIPDSLDDTDPDRPCPQNAYFTGVPAPAGAMLVMLPMFLSFAFSDAPILPGIVICFYMIAVGLLMISRIPTWSFKKTTISRANVKPFLVVFGVVAAAVMIQPWSTLAFLCLAYVGMVIWGLVSRGRDARTKRI
- a CDS encoding class I SAM-dependent methyltransferase, which produces MDIKAVQTSYARWAPVYDRTFGAVTNTGRRRAVAHISTRSGTVLEVGVGTGLSLAHYKPDLSVTGIDFSEEMLGKARQKVEDQNLTHVKSLRQMDARTLDFPDASFDTVAAMHVLSVVPEPERVMSEIARVLKPGGEVVITNHFKRDTGFLAAVERVAAPLSNVLGWHSDFEIETVLQEPSLVIKEQGTLPPLGMMTFLVLEKSSD
- the cls gene encoding cardiolipin synthase encodes the protein MFWIVAGYLIHAATILRVLQRPHRDPAARAAWVLTVLALPFVGVVAYVMFGEIRLGRRRSERLRRVRRNLARNLPRIEASDPKMATPYPAMSPGHAALFRVGQSISGFAPSFGNSATLLPDSIASIDAMIEDIDAARDHVHVEFYIWVADESGTRLAEALIRAAERGVTVRAIADDLGSRRLIRAPIWQRMAESGVGLARASQVGNPLLRVIVGRIDLRNHRKIVVIDGTITYCGSQNAAHPSFVQKRRYAPWIDVIMRFTGPVAWQNQAVFLADWLENKDESDEIGHLLEDHRPTQGNGLTAPEGVAAQVIATGPGLRPSAMPELFTSLIYSAQNELFITTPYYVPSEAIQSALVAAANRGVAVKMIFPARNDSRLVGSASRSYYYDLIMAGVRIFEYGPGLLHSKTVIVDGTYGLIGSANMDRRSFDLNFENNILFVGAEPATALRRRQEDYLADCVEVTSETIAGWHPVRRLWQNAVAIAGPVL
- a CDS encoding MaoC family dehydratase, whose translation is MTRRFKDISGPDMAVWCEMLADDNAIHLSRYAAQAAGFGPRRVNPGPANLACLMSLVGEDIAHVDARFSGNVFEGDDLTAEVTSHTTTETETRLIRDADGGTVVTATFTRSKDKS
- a CDS encoding class I adenylate-forming enzyme family protein, which codes for MSAEEASRTTVYALIAMRARVTPDAPALECGGRRLTFAQTVEAADRIAADFTARGLTRGDRIAVISENRIDYTLVQLAGAKLGLIVACQNWRLLPADLAYCVALIDPALVIASERHMALATEVAGNVPVAPINGLGASGATPCAAEPEDGLFIIYTSGTTGRPKAAVISHRAQIARMSALRLDMGILPGDGYISWAPMFHIGGTEHVMSTLMSGGPNVIVDSFDPDAVIDALETHPIGWLMLVPATIEPLIARMKERRPKIKGVRGVGCMADLVPLAVVNEITTLVNAPFVNSFGATETGMAPLSGGMIPVGKAHDSLAKQLSILTELRLVGPDGQDVAPGEAGEAWVRGPTLFSGYWNAPEVNAKEFAGGWFHMGDLFRLTARGYEFAGRSKYLIKSGGENIYPAEIERILLADPRVADAIVVKKADDRWGEVPVAVIARQDETLTEDQVNALCAAELASYKRPRGVVFVGLEDLPRNVSGKILREAVEGMV
- a CDS encoding 3-hydroxyacyl-CoA dehydrogenase/enoyl-CoA hydratase family protein, whose protein sequence is MDGQVFGAQATGVKRACVIGAGSMGGGIAAQFANAGIPVDLLDIPDAEGGSGPAEGGLARQIKVGGFMSAEAARLVRTGNTDAHLDRVAEADWIVEAIIEDLGAKRDLYARLDALRKPGSTVSSNTSTLKRADLVAGLSDAFGRDFVISHFFNPPRHMQLLEIVAGPESDPESVARAHRAGRAILGKTTVDCRDTPGFIANRIGCYWMAMAVLEAEAQGLTVEEADAVIASFGVPATGVFGLLDLIGIDLIPLVWGSLIRSLPASDGFRAYDLAGSPLAQDMVAKGRLGRKAGGGFYRRTAEGAREALDLASRDYRPEARPERVRDLKALIEGGGKLGNYAWTVLARLVTYTAEVADEIAHDLPSIDTAVALGYGWREGPFAQADRIGADYIAARLEREGGPVPALVAEAAARGRFIGTTAAKPALPVIADNGAARLEDAGDGIGIFRILTKMGVFSPEVFDVLDHATELAGGRLKALVLAPGSARAFSAGADLASFLTLAEDPQRLEAFLARGQSAFAALRQSPMPVVAAVHGLAYGGGCEITLHADHVVAHAEARFGLPEPKLGILPGWGGCTRMFERLSNPDTGAVGPAAVAGRTVELLLPGPTATSAAEAQGLHLIRPTDDIVMHLDDVEPVAMERARAMIEGYVAPPEAFLSVPGPAGMAGALAATRAHHAAGRLDDVALAVATDLATVLTGGPEGDPARPLPEAEMRDLERAAVLRMAARETTRQTMLATLKR
- a CDS encoding thiolase family protein, which gives rise to MQTAYIAAYTRTPFTFARKGALAGVRPDHLGAAAIRGLLARTGVPGDEIEDVVWGCAFPEGEQGLNIGRITGLLAGLPEATAGMTVNRWCGSSVQAVQVAAGMILMGAGEAFVAGGAESMTRVPMMGFNIAPPPEWPADHVADFINVGLTAERVARQYGVDRETQEAFALVSQQKAVAAQAEGRLAGEITPVETAAGVVDTDGCPRETSLDKLSTLKPAFLDGGSVTAGTSSPMTDGASALLVCSEAFLKRHDLTPLARIAGFGVSGCAPGIMGMGPVESSKKAMKRAGLTIKDIDIVEMNEAFASQAEACRRELEIDPATLNVDGGAIALGHPLGGTGGRLVGKAASLLKRDGKRYGLATQCIGGGMGIAMVLEAA